The Stigmatella aurantiaca DW4/3-1 genome contains the following window.
CATGAGCGAGCTGCGCTCCAAGCTGGCCGAGTCCGAAACCCAGGTCAAGCAGTTGGAGGGCCAGCGCTCCAGCGTGGCCGAGCACGTGGACCCCAACCTGCTGCGCCGCTACGAGACCATCCGCAAGAAGAAGCTCCCCGCGCTGGTGGGCGTGGTGGCCGGCACCTGCCAGGGCTGCAACATGAACGTTCCCCCTCAGCTCTACAACCAGCTGCGGACCTCCCTGGGAACCGACGTGTGCCCTTCGTGCAACCGCATCATCTATGCGGTCGAAGCGCTCGCCGATCCCACGGCCGCGAAATAGTCCGCATGCCGACGCCTACCGAGGCCGAAGTCCTTCGCTACATCGCGCGGGAGGAGCCTCTGACGGCGACCGTCCGCGCCTTCCGGGGAATGACCCGCGAGCGCCTGGGCCAGCTCCTCGAGCAGGCCGCCGAACAACTGGCCCCCTCTCCTCCCCCCACCGCCACCGCGCCGGCCGAGCGCGCCGAAGCCCCTGCCTCCGAAGAGCCCCGCGCCCAGCTGCCGCGCCTGCGGCTGTACTCGGACGGCGCGGCCCGGGGCAACCCAGGGCCCGCAGGGGCGGGCGCGGTGCTCATCGAGCCCGGAGGCCAGGTGGTGGCCCGGATCGGCAAGTTCCTGGGCCAGCAGACGAACAACTACGCCGAGTACATGGGGCTGCTGATCGGGCTGAAGCATGCCCGGGGCCTGGGAACGAAGGAGATCGAAATCTTCGCCGACAGCGAGCTGCTCATCCGCCAGCTGGGCGGGCGCTACCAGGTGAAGAGCCCCACCCTGCGTCCCCTCTACGAGGAGGCCGTGAAGCTGCTCAATGACTTCTCCCGGGTGAAGCTCGTCCACGTGCCCCGGGAGATGAACGCCGAGGCCGACGAGATGAGCAACCGGGCCATCGACGAGCGGCTCTAGCGAAGTGGAGTGGCCCCCGTGCGCCCGCTGT
Protein-coding sequences here:
- a CDS encoding ribonuclease HI family protein; this translates as MPTPTEAEVLRYIAREEPLTATVRAFRGMTRERLGQLLEQAAEQLAPSPPPTATAPAERAEAPASEEPRAQLPRLRLYSDGAARGNPGPAGAGAVLIEPGGQVVARIGKFLGQQTNNYAEYMGLLIGLKHARGLGTKEIEIFADSELLIRQLGGRYQVKSPTLRPLYEEAVKLLNDFSRVKLVHVPREMNAEADEMSNRAIDERL